The Chroicocephalus ridibundus chromosome 2, bChrRid1.1, whole genome shotgun sequence genome includes a region encoding these proteins:
- the LOC134510927 gene encoding late histone H2B.L4: MSVEAGKKRGHGPTTGDRKAKRKPKRKETYSVYIYKVLKQVHPDTGISSKAMSIMNSFVNDIFERLASEASRLAQYNHRSTITSREVQTAVRLLLPGELAKHAVSEGTKAVTKYTSSK, encoded by the exons ATGAGTGTAGAGGCTGGGAAGAAGCGTGGCCATGGTCCCACCACTGGGGACAGGAAAGCCAAGAGGAAGCCTAAGAGAAAGGAAACCTACTCAGTCTATATCTATAAAGTACTGAAGCAG GTGCACCCAGACACTGGCATCTCCTCCAAGGCCATGAGCATCATGAACTCTTTCGTCAATGACATCTTTGAGCGGCTGGCCTCGGAGGCCTCGCGCCTGGCCCAGTACAACCACCGCTCCACCATCACCAGCCGTGAGGTGCAGACAGCAgtgcggctgctgctgcccggcgAGCTGGCCAAGCACGCCGTCTCTGAGGGCACCAAGGCCGTCACCAAGTACACCAGCAGCAAGTGA